The window TTTAGTCATTAGATGGGGCAGAAGCAACGTGTACTGTTTTTAAGCAGCGAAATGATCCGGCTTGTGACAGCTAGCCGCCGCTATAAGAGAATTCCAAGATTATTAGATTATTCATTCAATCGTGTCCATCGCGCCACATTCCAAGCAGAAATTCGGCACCAAAGAGAACATACATAGTCTTTGAGCTCAGCTGTAAGTCGTTGATTTTGAACAACTCTTTATCGAGCCCGAGCAGCTCAAAATTCTGGTTGCCCAGACCGGGGTAAAGATCACACACTAAATACGCACAAATTCATAGGAGAGTGCGTATGCCGCAAGCCAAAACTTTGACCCCCGTAGAAATTGAAAAAGTGTTGCTGTACATCGCCAGCAAGCCCAACGCCCAGCGCAACCGGCTCATGTTCCTGCTGACAGTGTGGGCAGGGTTTCGAGTCAGTGAGGTTGCAGGGTTGAGGATCAGCGATGTACGAAACGTGGACGGCTCTGTACGAGCAGAGGTGTACTTGTCCGCTGAAAGAGTCAAGCACGGGCACGAAGGTGTGGTCTATCTCAATGAGCGGCTGCAGGCTGAGTTGGTTAAATTCATCGAGTCGCGTAATTGGCATGCTGCAGATCAGGCATTGTTCTGCACACAAGCTAATCCGCGAAAGGGTTTTTCAGCAAATACCATGACTCAGCATTTCCACTACCTCTACAAAAGAACGGGCATTGCAGGTGGTAGCAGTCACAGTGGTCGGCGCACCTTCATCACAACACTGGCAAATAAAGGTGTCAGTGTGCGCTTGCTGGCAAGCCTTGTGCGGCATGCCAACATCGCTACCACCCAGCGTTACATCGATGTCAATGACGACATGAAAGGCGGATTCAAGTACGAACTGCAACACGGTTTAACGAGGCGTGAAACACCTCGTGGGGTGTCTTGAATCCCAGCCGCTTTCTGGGCCGGTGATTCAATCTGTTTTCGATCATAGTCAACTCCTCATCGGTGACAGTTTCCATGCGCCTCTTCTTGGGAATGTATTGGCGCAGCAAACCATTGAAGTTCTCGTTGCTGCCGCGCTGCCAGCTGCAATACGGATCGGCAAAGTAAGTCTGGATGCCAAGGGCCTGATCGATGGCCTGGTGATCGGCAAACTCCTTGCCGTTGTCTACCGTCAAGGTCTTCACCCGTGAGCTCAGGGGCTTGAGCATGCCTTCAATAGCCCGGCCCACCAAATCAGCAGACTTGTTGGGCACTTTGGCCAGCACAGCAAAGCCACTCTTGCGTTCTACCAGTGTCACGATGGCTTGTTTGTGAGCCGCGCCAATAACGGTATCACCTTCCCAGTGGCCCACTTGCTTGCGATCTTCAATGTGGCTTGGTCTCTCGCTGATCGGGCGGCGGTTCGGGATCTGACCACGTCTATCACGCCCGCACAGGTGGCGTTTGCGCCGAGGCTTTTGGCTACGCAGGTGCGTGTGTAAATCACCACCGGCAGCCTTGTTCGCATAGACATACAAATAGACGCTCTCATGGCTGACCGCCACCTTGCCTGCAATCTGCTCGGGGCTCCATTGAATGCCAAGGTAGAAATCCACATCGGACCAGACTTTGGAATCTAAACGGCGGGCATTACGGCTTCGCTGTGCCCGCTCAGAAGCCTTGGCGCAGGCTTGTTCGGCGCGATAGCCACGCTGACCGCGGCCACGGCTGAGTTCGCGGCTGATGGTGCTGCGGCTCCTGCCCAATGAACGGGCGATCTCGCTGATGGTCTGTTTGGCTTTCAAGAGGCTGTGAATTTGGTATCGTTCTTCTCGGCTGAGGTGCTTGTACATCTGGCAACTTGGACTTGGCGGTTTGAGTGGCCATGATGCCTTGACATCCTCAGCCACCCATCACCGGGTTTATCTTTGTTGCACCTCGTACTTGAATCCGCCAACTCATACTTCACACCCTCCTTTTGTGCGTACATGGCATACCTGAAGTAATTTCTTCGCGGTTCAAGAATGACCTCAATCCCTTGCTTTTCAAGTCGCTCGATGATTTCATCAGCGATACACAAGGCGCGGATTGCATTCTTAGCCGTGGCGACTATGGGGATTTGCTCTTGCCGAGAGTGAAAGTAGCTGAATTCAAAGAGGGTGGTTGGGGGCCATTTGGCAGGTTGATGCATGGCAGACTCAAAACTCTGACTTATCTTTTTCTCAATGGCTTTGATGTGTGCCTTGATACCTTCTGCAGTTTTAATGCAGCGTAAGTCGTGCAGTTGTTCAATGGTTCGAAGTTGGGGCTGCTCTGGCGGTTTTTTAGCTGCTTTGACGATTGCGCCTCGCGACCTGTTCTGTTCCGCTTGAACCTCGTCGGGCAAGTTGATGGTGGGGTTGTGATTAGGGTAAGGCAACTCAGGGCGTGCATCTTCTTTGCCCAGCTGCTTCCTTGTCCAGTGCCCAGATCTGGGCAGCGGAATGCCCTGCTTTTTGCAAATTTTTCTCAGTCCAACATCACTGAGATTTAATTTTTTAGCCAGATGGATCATGGGCGTTTCCCAGACCATTTCGAAAAGCTCTATGCGAGTAGTTTCCATACATGCTCCACAAAGTGTGATTCATGTATGAGGGTGTATCAGAGGTTAGGCTTACTCCCAGTCGCAAGCGTCAAAAAAATTGACACTCAATCAGCCAACTTTCCTGCTGCCATGGTTGCTGTCAATTTCGAATAGTGCTTTTCCAGCATCAAGATGGATGTACCCATCTGCCTAGCCAATGTGTGGATGTCGGTGCCAGCCAGTAATTCCATAGTGGCGTAGGTGTGCCGCAACGAATACAGGGTGCGCTCTTGGCCGCTGCTCATGTCCCGACTTAACCCAGCCGCAGCCAACATGCGCTTGAACGTGCCCTGAAATCCATAGGGCTGTGCGCCATCATCAAATGCAAACACCTTGTGTGGCAGCTTGGCAGCGATGGCTTCATCCAATGTCATTGAAACGGATTCCTGTCGCATAGCCAACCGAGCTAATGCTTCTGCAGCACGGTGTTTTGCAATTAACCACCGACCACCCGTCTTGCCCGAAACCCAAATGCGAAGGTATCGCTGATCACCCACCTGATGCCACTCAATGTGTTGCCACAGCATGTTGAGACTTTCACGCCCAGTACGCATGCCTGTTGCCAGCAGGACCTCTACATAGTCCCTCAATAGCAACTTGATCTGGCGACCCGTATGTCTATGTGCGTCACCATCAGCCCAAGTTTTCAGAAACTCCAAAAGCCGTTGAACCTCTTCAGCTGTGAAACCCGGGCGAGCCACACTTTTCTTACCTCGTCTGCTGAGTCTTGGTACAGGTGTATTGGCGGACAGCCAACCACGCTCAATGGCTAAGTCAATGATCCGACTGTAGGCACTGGCATGGGTCATTAGTGTGCTGGCTTTGGGCACTGTGCCCATTTGTTCGTTCCGCCACAGTTCATATTTGCGTACAGTTGCGATGTCAATGTTGGTCAGGTTGTACTTGCCGAAAAAGGGAATCAAGTACTTGCGGATCACCCGCTGATAGTCAGCACAGGTCCGTGGTTTGATGCCCTGTTCAATTTCCAGTTCTAACTGTTTGTAGCAAGCCTGAGCCACGACGCCGAAGGTTTTGGTCTGCAATGGCAGTCCCATTTCTTCTGCGAATCTGGCACGGTCATAGATTGTGCTGGCGACACGCCGCGCGTATTCCAAGTCCTTGTGCTTGGTGGTGTAGTGGTGCCACTTCTGGTCAAACAGTTTGAATCTGACCTGCCATACGGTGCTTTGTGTCCGCTTGTACAAGACCACGCAACCATCTCGCATGTGATGCAGGCGGTCACTGTCGCTGCTGCGCCCACCCACAAGTTTGAGGTGGAAGATGTTGCTCTGGGGTGCGGGGAATTGGTCGGGCTGGTTTTCGGTAATCCGCTGCTCAATGGTCAGGGAGTTTTTGCTGGATTTCACGCTGGCACGCTCCAAAAAAGTGCAGCGTAATTTCGGACCTGTGTCCTGGACAACCGGGTGGAATAAAACCTTTGCTTCTTTTGAAACCTGGATTTGCTACAACAAATCAGGTAGCTGGTTAATTTTGTAGCCTAGAGATGCCAAGATATTTTTGGTTACCCCAGGGCTGACGTTGTCACGATTACCCGGCACGATGAGCGTGGGGCTTCCAGATTTTTTCAATTTTATATGGGACCCTTTTCCGCCAGGGGTCACGTTGTAGCCGTGCTTACCACAGACCTTAATGATTTCGTCACTTGAGCATGTTCTGAGTGGTGTAGCTGTAACTGGAACAACAGACCTTTTGGAGCGTGGAACGATTGTCCATATGTCGCTATTTATGTTGAGGAAGGCATGATTAATTCGCGGAGCCATATTCCAATATAGCTGATGGTGCGTTGGGTTTTGAAGACCTTCTAGTACTTTTGAAAAAAGTTGATGTTGGCCATTTTCAAAATTCTTTTTAGTAAGGTATTGGGGTGCTAAGCGATATCCTGGTGGATTTCTCGGAAACGATTTTTGCAAGTATGACTGTGCCGCCTTTTTCAATGAATCTGAGACCCACAAAGACTCACCAACATCTCTGTACATAAAAGCATTCGCTAATGCCTCTTCTAACTGAAGGTCAGTTCCTGCGGCAACTTTGTAAACATTGTTGAAGTACGGCAAGTATGAAGAGCGTCTTTGAACGGCATGAAGTCGAAGTCCAAGGCATTCAGTCTTATGGTGATACAACTCGTGGTGATAAAAAACAGAGAAAGCTGTACGAAGCAGTCCTTTCGTAAAGATGGTGCGTTGCGAAGAATTAAGTGACGCTCCAACAATTCCGGTTTCGATATAGATCTTTTTTGCTAATCGTTTTAGGCATTCCTCTTTGATGAAGATGCCCCAGTCGTAGCCATGGAAGTGAATCGGTTGGTACCAAGCGCAGACGTCCCATTCTTCCGGTTTTGAGGCATCCTGATCAGATCCCTCTTCGAAAATTTCATATGGAGTCTCACTGTCAATCTCCCAGTCATCACCATAGATTTCCCAGTCGTTGTCAGGACTTCTGTCTTGTGGCTTGCTGTTTGGGAAGAGCCTGCCCCAATCTACTTGTCTAATTTCGTAGCGATCATGATCAATTTCTTTGTGCCATGGTGACTGCCCCAACTCAAGACTATTGTCAGCATCAAGCACACTGATGATTTCATCTATTCTGTTCATGTTCATTCCGTTTTTATATAGGTCAATCTCAGGGCAGGCAATAAGCGGCTATCAACCAGCGAGCTTTGTTGAAATATACAAGGGCTTGGACGGGCTGACTAAAGGGCACATCTTCGTCTAAGCTGAAGGCCCGCTTCGACCCAACTCATTCTTCTGGCTTGGCAACGGTCCAGAGCATAGCCGTCACTCAGCCTCCACTAAGCGTCAATTTTCTTTACGCTTTTGCGCCCACCCCTACTTCTAGCAGACAACCCCGGTCAACCTCAAGCCGGTGGCGCATCCCCACTCCGCACGGTGCTCAAAAAGTGTGCAACGGCTGTGCTAAGACGCTGGCACAGCAAAACCGAAGCCCAAGTTAGGGTCTCCCGGTGAAGCACTTTTTTGGACACAGCAGGCATCCCCACGGAAAAGTCCTGCTACAATCTCTTGCTTACCGGCCCGGTAGCTCAGTTGGTAGAGCAGCGGATTGAAAATCCGCGTGTCGGCAGTTCGATTCTGCCCCAGGCCACCAGTTCTACACCGTAAGTGCGAAAGTGCTTACGGTGTTTTACTTTGTAGTGTTAGCGTAATACATATGCTGCCAACGCTGCCTCAACTTGCTACACGCAGAGAGGCTTGCTAAATGCAGCAGCCACCGCACTCCACCTTGTATTTAGAGGCAGAGCGACACGCGGATGGAAAAAAGTCTGCGTTTCAAAAAACCACCCTCCGCAGCACCCTCACAGCCCTCCACGCTGCTCAACCGCAGTCCATCTACTTGCGAGACGGCGAACTTGTCTTGTATCGACGCAGCCGCAGCCTGCTCTATCAATGTCGCTACCGTTTGGCTGACGGCAGTTGGGTAAGACAGACAACGGGTAAAGCAGCGTTAGAACACGCCATAGCCCGTGCTTGCGACATCTACGACGAAGCCAGATACAGACAAAGGTTGGGTTTAGCACACCGCACACACTCTGTCGCACAGATTGCTGCTGTTTGCTGTGCTGCGTTGCGGCAGCAGATTGACGGCAAAGGCAAGAAGACGGCGTTGAATGACTACCTCAGCATAATTGAACGCTACTTCGTGCCTTACTTTGGTGAGCGGCAGTTGGAGACATTGACGCACACGGATGTGCGTGAGTTTGAGTTGTGGCGGGATAGGCAAATGACACGCAAGCCTAAAACCAGCACCCTCAACAATTTCACCAGTGCTTGGAGCAGGCTGGTTGCCACAGCCGTAGAGCAAGGCTACATATCAGAGCGTGTGCCAGTGCCCAAACTCACAAGCAAGGGCGAGAAGGGTAAAACACGCCCAGCGTTTAGCAAGGAAGAGATAGAGCAGTTGTTGGAGTTTGTGGAAACTTGGCAGCACAAGGGCAAGTTTGCTGTGGAGCACGAAATCCGTCCCTTGCTGCGTGACTACATTGAGATGTTGCTTTACACGGGTATGCGGCACGGCACAGAGGCAATGGGCATTAGGTGGCGGGACTTGGAGTGGCACACAAAAGATGGTGTGCGTTATCTGCGTGTATGGGTTGATGGAAAAACGGGCGGACGCTGGCTCATTGCCAAGCACAAGGCAGTTGATGTCTTGCGTAGGCTACACGCACGACAGAAGGACATTGCCTCTGTGCCGTTTGAAGATGTGCTCACTACACGAGTGCCGCACTTGCTGTTCCGCTTCAGTGATGGACATCAGCCGCATAGTTTGGTGGGAACTTTTAGAAAGTTGATGCGGGACAGCGGCTTGTTGGTGGATGGTGCAGGGCAAACGCGAACACTCTACAGCCTACGACACACCTACGCCACGCTGGCGTTGCTGGAGGGTGGGGCTGATATACACACGCTGAGCAAGCAGATGGGCAATAGTGCGGCAATGATTGAACGGCACTACAGCAAATTGACAGCGACAATGGCGGCGGATAGGTTGGCTTAACAAATTTGTTGATTCTTTATTTGAGATGTGTATGATTAAAGAGAATGGAGAATTTATGAAATCATTTTTAAAAACAACTGTATTCGCTTCAATTGTTATTGTGGTGAGTGGCTGTGGTACATCACCATCGTATCAACCTCAACCACAAAGACAACTCACACCATTAGAGGCCTGTTTAAATGAAGCAAAAAGAGCGGAAGCGAGATGTTCGTTGCCGCACCTTTTTCAAAATAGACCGCAAGAAATTAGAGCGTGTGAAGATAGAGAGTTAATTCAGCAAGATAGATGTTATGCAAGATTTAAATGATTGAACATCTAAAATTAAAAGTTTTGTTAATAGCCTGCTGTTCTGCATCAGGACTGGCGTTGGCAAGTGCTGGGACATTAAGAAGTTGTGAAGGTATCAGCACCAGTGCTGGCTACAAGTATGTGGGAACATACTGTGTAGATTACGAATGTAAATTTGTAGTGAGAAAAATATTCAACGAATATTGCCCGTATCTTTTGCCCAATGAATGAAGGATAAATGTTAAATGAGCACACCACAACAACGACTTGAAGAAATAGCCAAAGAAAAAAAGGCACTTGCAGATGAAGAAGCACAGTTGCTGGCAGCGTCGAAAGATGCTGACTTGGAACTGGTGAAGAAGTTGTGCAAGCAGCACGGATTCACAGCAACACAACTGCGTGGATGCTTGGCAACTAAAGGCAAGAAAAAGCCTGCAGCAGCGGCTACGGAAAAGAAGCCAGCAGCAAAGAAGACTGCTGCGAAGAAAACAGCCAAATCCAAGTAATCTCAACTTGATGTAGCAAGAGCAGCGTGGGCTAACAACTCACGCTGTTTTTTTATGCCAAAACTTGACGGAACACACATACTTGAGCGTTTGAAGAAACGCATTGAGCAACTGGAAGCGGGTGATGAAATTGCTGACAAAGAAATCCGCAGTCTGCTCAACGATGCACAACGAGCGGAGTTGGACGGTGCTTGGGAACAGCAGCAGCAACTACGAAAGAACAAAAGAGCAAGAACAGAGCAAGAACAGCAAGCATTAGGATGGAAGAGCAAACGACAGGTGCGGATAGAAGTGCTGAAGGCTGCACTGAAAACTGCTTGGGATGGGATTGAAGCAGAGTTTGATCGGTTGAAAGATCAAGCAGAAATTCGCGGTGCCAAAATTTTCTTTGACACACTGACCCAAGCATTGAAAGATGGCAAGGACAAGCAAGTTGCTGAGAAATTGGCAAACAATGCAATGACAAGAGCAGGCTTGCGGCGAATGGACGGACAGCAAGTTGGACAGCAAGGACTGACCAAGCGAGACAGAGAGATTAGGGCAATGGAAGATGCGTTGCTTGAAAAGGCAGTGAGTGAAATGGACGACTACGAGCGTGAGCAGTATGAGTTAGGGCAAGAGCACGAAAAGGCACTGCGTGAAAGAAGCAAAAAACTTGGTAGGTAGGCTGGAAGGCAGGTGAATAGTGGCTTTGCGGGGTTTGGGCAGAGTTAAAGGGTATGGTTTATTGAAAAGCAGGGTTTTTGCCAGTGCAAGTTTGGTGCTGTGAAAAACCCTGCTTTTTGCTAAACCCTATGTGTTTAGCGTAGCAAATGGAGCATCGATGGCAACAGCAGCGAAAACAACCAAGCAAATAATCCAAGCATACAAAGCAGTGCGACAGGTTGAAGCACTGACGCAAGCGAAGTTGGATGCACTGCTGGAAACAAACACACTCTACAAGTTGTTCGAGCCAGACACACGACATCCTTACTATGTGTTGGCAGATGCTGGGAAAAATACACTTGCTGCTTTTGAATCGGCAATTGCTGGCGTGCTTGATTGGAAGATTGGAAGTTCAACTATTGGTGAAGAACTGGACAAAGTGAAGGCAAGGCAGATAGTGAATGAAGAAGCGGAAGATGCAGACTTGGATGCATTGCGACTCATACAGCCAGTTGCAATGACTGAAGAGCAAGTGGCAGATAAATTGATAACCGCTTACTACGCTGCTTGTTCGGTTTGGATTAAAGCAAAAGACAGCGTGGTCAATGCTGAATTGTCAGATTTGTTTGGGAAGAAAAATGCTGAGCGGCATAAAGAGACACCTGCTGTAAAACTGACAAAAGAAGCAAACGCAGCGATTCGTAATATTATGAAATCCACTCAGCAAATGAGAGACTATGGAAATGGCACCAACACACTTCGACGAGAACTTGAAAAGAAGCAAGTGATGCGTGGATTGAGTGGTCAAGGCATAGATGCTGCAATTAAACTGATGTTGAAACCGTAATCAGACCAACTCCACGGCCTTGCGAAGAACATCATCTGCAGTCGTCACATACCTCATCGTTGTTTTTATGTCGCGATGACCGGCTAATTTTGCTAAAACAAATACAGAGATTCCTTGCGAGGCCAAAGAGGACAGAAAAGTTTTTCTTCCGCTGTGCGAACTGGCGTTGCTAACACCAGCCTTGCGATACAACCAGTAAAAGTGCTGGGCGAGTGTGTTGGGTGAAAAACTGCAGCGTGGTCCGCGATGTGTGGGGAACAATGGCAACGCTGGGTCTTTGTTGGTGCGTGTAGCAATGTAGTCTGCCAACTCTTGCTGCAAACGGCTGTTGATGTAGATAGTGCGAGCGTGATTGTGTTTGACACGATGAGCAGCAAGAAAGACCTCGCCACGCACACAACCCGTGCTGTCCAACACATCACCAAGTGTCAGCCCAGCAACTTCGCTGACACGCAAGCCTGCTGCAACCGTCATCATCAGCATTGCTCTGTTGCGTTGTGCGTAGGGTTGAGTTGCTGTGTAAGTGAGCACTCGATCAAGTTCTGCGGGTGTAAGTGATTTTGCTGTTGCCATATGTTGCTCCAAATAATGTGCGTGAAATAAGTGTGCGTTCTTATCGGTGTTGAGAACAAGAGAAACCCGATGCTTTGGCGGGTTGATAGTGATCTGTTCTAAAACAAGAGGTTGCGTTGCCGTCCAAGTAGTTTGTGTATTCTGTTATCTCTCAAGTATTTACGCTGCAGCGTGGGCAGTGAGCAACGAAACGAGCAAGAACGCATAAAAAGCCCTACAACGGCGTTTTGACCGCCGCCAGCATCGCAGCGAGCAAGGACGAAAAAATCACTGCGTGTAGGGCTGATTTGAGGTGCTGCTGCGTGTTTTTGCCCGAAAGTAAGTTGTTGCCACAAAAAATCTGCTGCGTAATTTCTGCGTGGTTGCGAGATCTCGGGTGTTGGTGATTTGCTCTAACACGGGTGTTGGACAAGAGTGTGGTCATACTTTCGTTTGACCGATGTTTTGCTGACAGATGAAACAAGGGTGTAGAGCGAACTGGCGTTCGCTGTGCTGTCGTAATGCTCAGGTCGCTTCGCTCTGTCGCATTACTCAGCACCACTTGCTTCGCGTTCGGTATTTGGTATTGACTGGTTTGGGAAAGTTTTGAGCAAACGACGGCTATGTCATCGCAAGATGAACAGAAGCCGCCGTGTCGTTCTGGTCAGTGCAAAGCCCATCGCAGGACGAGATTGAAAGAGTTTGACGCAAGACGAATGTATTGGAACTTGCAAACTGCTTCTGCATTGATTTGCATTGCAGCAACTCTGCGGCTCACTCAGTGCAACAAGCCTTCAATCCAACCTGTTGCGAGTGCGGGGTCATTAGCCGTCATATTACAACCCGCGTTTTTTCCCTTTGTTAGAGCAGTGGAGTATCTGCTGTAGTAGTGCCTGAATGTTTAGTGTTGTGCCTGTGCCAAATGTCGGTGCTGTTTGAATAGTTGCCTGTTGATTTTGCTGCTGATGTTAAGAATGGGATTGGCTGCTGTGGGTTTGAGTTTAATTCTTGTGTTCTTGTGTGCCATTTGATGCTGAAATGTTTCCAGTGTCGTGCGTTGAGATTGGGTCAGTAGGTTGCTGTGTTGTGTGAGTAGAGCGTGTGCCTGTTGTTGTGCCTGAAGTAGTCGAATGTGCGTAGTGCCAAATGTCTGAACAGCAATGCCGTTGTCTCGCAACCAGTCTGCTGTCAGTCCGTCATCCATAAAGTTCTTGTATTTGTTCATACAAGTATTTAGCAACGACCAAACAATGCCTGTGTAAAAGTGAATGATTGTTTGGTGTGTGTGGCAGATTGACACTGGACGGCAGAAAGAGGTTGTCCAGATGTTGGTGATGAAAATAAAGTTAGTTCATTGCTACATAGAAAGGACAACGCAATGACAGCACTTACAGGTTTGAAATTGACGGCGGCACAGAAGCCCACGCAAATGAGCCCCGTTCAGCAACGCCGAAACAAGTTGGCAAAACGCTTGTGGGAACAGGCAGAGTTGGCAAAGGCACAGCAAACGGGTGGCACATTTGCACCCAAAAAGTTCCGCTCGATTACAGATGCGAACACTGGCGAACGCAAGCAAGTTGAGCAATCCAAAAAAATCAAGCAGTGGTGGTTCGTTGCAGATAGTGGCAAGTTGGTGTTGAGCGTGAGATACGGCACCAAAGTGCTTGAGTTGGCAAAGGGCAAGTGGGCAGTGGAAGTGGGTAGCGAAAAGGATTTGGTGCCTACGCTTGAACTGCTGAAGGGTGCGGTGCTGGGTGGTGAGTTGGATGCACAGATTGAAGCAGCGTCCAACAAACTGCGTGAGGGCTTTGGAGGGTAAGGATTGGGGGTAGAGGGTATGGTTTATTGAAAAGCAGGGTTTTTGCCACGCTACTTGGGTAGGGTGAAAAACCGTGCTTATCGATAAACAGGGGCTGTTGATGCAGCAATGTGTGGGCACTAAATACTTGATGAACAAATATTTGGTGACCGTGCGTGTAGGTGGGCAGTTGGTGAAAACAGCAGTATTTGCTGACAGCACCATTCACGCAAAACTGCTGTGTCAATACAAGTATGGGATGAACAGCATTGCTGTAAGTCCTGTGCGTGTAGATGAAGCAGAAGATGACAGCACATTGCTTGACAGCACCATCAAGCCCAAGCCTCCAGCAACACCAGCACAAGCCCGCATCAACTCGCTCAAGCAAGGCGTGGAGCGTAGTAGAGAGCAACTACACGCAGAACGCGAGCGACAACGACAACAGCGTGAAGCAGAACGCAGACGCAAGCAACAACAGCAACGCTTCTAACGCTGCGTAGTGCTGTGCTTGACAGCGTAATGCAACGCTGAAATGTTGCAAAACGGCGTGAATATGCGGGTTATGGCGACGAAATGTAGTGATTTAGAAAAACACGGCGACATCAATGACAGGCATAGTTAAAATGGTGCGAGATACTTTGCAAGCAGCGTTTTGCGAAATGCAGCAAAAACACGCACACCCCACTTTTGCAACGCTGCAGATGCTTGTGCTACAATGCATTATCAGTTTGGGGACAGCGTTGAAAATCCGCGTGTCGGCAGTTCGATTCTGCCCCAGGCCACCAGATCAAACGTCGTAGAAATGCAAGTTTCTACGACGTTTTATTTTTCAAGTCATCCCTGTTCCTCAATAGCTCAGTCGGTAGAGCGCCGGACTGTTAATCCGTAGGTCCCTGGTTCGAGCCCAGGTTGAGGAGCCATTCAGGCCATGACGAGATGCTTGCCGGGAGTGGTAGTTCAGTTGGTTAGAATACCGGCCTGTCACGCCGGGGGTCGCGGGTTCGAGTCCCGTCCACTCCGCCAAAGTGATGCATGCGGGAATAGCTCAGTTGGTAGAGCGCAACCTTGCCAAGGTTGAGGTCGCGAGTTCGAGCCTCGTTTCCCGCTCCAGATTCAAGCCCCTCAGGCGCCAGCCTGAGGGGCTTTGTTGTTGGGGCTTCACGTGTTGTGCAACACGCCGTCCACCTCTTGCACGGCGCCACTGCGCGCCAACTCGGCCAGCATCATGTCCAGCCAAGTGCTCAGGCTGTGGCCATGGCCAAAGCGGTGGTGCAATGCGCGCATGTAGGGCACCTTCATGGCCCAAGCGCTGAAATCGGCGTGCGTGATGTGGCCCCATTCAAGCAGTTTAAATTTGAGCAGCACCTTGGCGCCATATCGTGCGTGGCGCTCGGGGTTTTGC is drawn from Limnohabitans sp. 63ED37-2 and contains these coding sequences:
- a CDS encoding tyrosine-type recombinase/integrase, whose amino-acid sequence is MPQAKTLTPVEIEKVLLYIASKPNAQRNRLMFLLTVWAGFRVSEVAGLRISDVRNVDGSVRAEVYLSAERVKHGHEGVVYLNERLQAELVKFIESRNWHAADQALFCTQANPRKGFSANTMTQHFHYLYKRTGIAGGSSHSGRRTFITTLANKGVSVRLLASLVRHANIATTQRYIDVNDDMKGGFKYELQHGLTRRETPRGVS
- a CDS encoding IS30 family transposase; this translates as MYKHLSREERYQIHSLLKAKQTISEIARSLGRSRSTISRELSRGRGQRGYRAEQACAKASERAQRSRNARRLDSKVWSDVDFYLGIQWSPEQIAGKVAVSHESVYLYVYANKAAGGDLHTHLRSQKPRRKRHLCGRDRRGQIPNRRPISERPSHIEDRKQVGHWEGDTVIGAAHKQAIVTLVERKSGFAVLAKVPNKSADLVGRAIEGMLKPLSSRVKTLTVDNGKEFADHQAIDQALGIQTYFADPYCSWQRGSNENFNGLLRQYIPKKRRMETVTDEELTMIENRLNHRPRKRLGFKTPHEVFHASLNRVAVRT
- a CDS encoding site-specific integrase — its product is MKSSKNSLTIEQRITENQPDQFPAPQSNIFHLKLVGGRSSDSDRLHHMRDGCVVLYKRTQSTVWQVRFKLFDQKWHHYTTKHKDLEYARRVASTIYDRARFAEEMGLPLQTKTFGVVAQACYKQLELEIEQGIKPRTCADYQRVIRKYLIPFFGKYNLTNIDIATVRKYELWRNEQMGTVPKASTLMTHASAYSRIIDLAIERGWLSANTPVPRLSRRGKKSVARPGFTAEEVQRLLEFLKTWADGDAHRHTGRQIKLLLRDYVEVLLATGMRTGRESLNMLWQHIEWHQVGDQRYLRIWVSGKTGGRWLIAKHRAAEALARLAMRQESVSMTLDEAIAAKLPHKVFAFDDGAQPYGFQGTFKRMLAAAGLSRDMSSGQERTLYSLRHTYATMELLAGTDIHTLARQMGTSILMLEKHYSKLTATMAAGKLAD
- a CDS encoding type II toxin-antitoxin system HicA family toxin, with amino-acid sequence MNRIDEIISVLDADNSLELGQSPWHKEIDHDRYEIRQVDWGRLFPNSKPQDRSPDNDWEIYGDDWEIDSETPYEIFEEGSDQDASKPEEWDVCAWYQPIHFHGYDWGIFIKEECLKRLAKKIYIETGIVGASLNSSQRTIFTKGLLRTAFSVFYHHELYHHKTECLGLRLHAVQRRSSYLPYFNNVYKVAAGTDLQLEEALANAFMYRDVGESLWVSDSLKKAAQSYLQKSFPRNPPGYRLAPQYLTKKNFENGQHQLFSKVLEGLQNPTHHQLYWNMAPRINHAFLNINSDIWTIVPRSKRSVVPVTATPLRTCSSDEIIKVCGKHGYNVTPGGKGSHIKLKKSGSPTLIVPGNRDNVSPGVTKNILASLGYKINQLPDLL
- a CDS encoding tyrosine-type recombinase/integrase, with the translated sequence MQQPPHSTLYLEAERHADGKKSAFQKTTLRSTLTALHAAQPQSIYLRDGELVLYRRSRSLLYQCRYRLADGSWVRQTTGKAALEHAIARACDIYDEARYRQRLGLAHRTHSVAQIAAVCCAALRQQIDGKGKKTALNDYLSIIERYFVPYFGERQLETLTHTDVREFELWRDRQMTRKPKTSTLNNFTSAWSRLVATAVEQGYISERVPVPKLTSKGEKGKTRPAFSKEEIEQLLEFVETWQHKGKFAVEHEIRPLLRDYIEMLLYTGMRHGTEAMGIRWRDLEWHTKDGVRYLRVWVDGKTGGRWLIAKHKAVDVLRRLHARQKDIASVPFEDVLTTRVPHLLFRFSDGHQPHSLVGTFRKLMRDSGLLVDGAGQTRTLYSLRHTYATLALLEGGADIHTLSKQMGNSAAMIERHYSKLTATMAADRLA
- a CDS encoding tyrosine-type recombinase/integrase, translating into MATAKSLTPAELDRVLTYTATQPYAQRNRAMLMMTVAAGLRVSEVAGLTLGDVLDSTGCVRGEVFLAAHRVKHNHARTIYINSRLQQELADYIATRTNKDPALPLFPTHRGPRCSFSPNTLAQHFYWLYRKAGVSNASSHSGRKTFLSSLASQGISVFVLAKLAGHRDIKTTMRYVTTADDVLRKAVELV
- a CDS encoding DUF6641 family protein; translation: MTALTGLKLTAAQKPTQMSPVQQRRNKLAKRLWEQAELAKAQQTGGTFAPKKFRSITDANTGERKQVEQSKKIKQWWFVADSGKLVLSVRYGTKVLELAKGKWAVEVGSEKDLVPTLELLKGAVLGGELDAQIEAASNKLREGFGG